A single window of Patescibacteria group bacterium DNA harbors:
- a CDS encoding prolyl oligopeptidase family serine peptidase, producing MAEKENAEIEATDPYRWLEDNATPRVQDWLKAQQERTEEYFRQLPMRDGLRERFRQLFALDTVGMPYPYQGRYFTTRRSAGQDMHVLYVQDGLTGEPRVVLDPHTFSADKSVTLSSWAPSPDGGLLVYGLSQAGNDKRSLHVLNVLTGEKFADTIPDDFYPAFSAWNVDGTGFWYAKHDPRASMEEAKLHKRLYYHALGTAWPDDPVVFGEGRDKEDMVSGGPTEDGHYFLVTVYGQDKEAGREWNEVWLRDLRASDGAFTRIVDRRPGTYCTVSIHRDRLYFLSNQDAPRWRILELEIEAALAGGTAPRVLIPEGAGVIESHALVGDKLFVGTLEDVHTVLRQYDLGGRFVREVALPTLGSVGGFAYEEEGEELFFDFDSFAVPPTIYRLDLRTDGLAVFARAEAGFDTSRLVTEQVWYPSGDGTRIPMFLIHEQGLARDGDRPTVLCGYGGFDISLTPSFMKSVVPFLEHGGVYAIANLRGGGEFGAAWHEAGMKKNKQNVFDDFAAAARWLIDSGYTRRERLAIEGGSNGGLLTMATITQHPDLVAAAIAQVPVTDMLRYHLFFGGVYWIPDYGDPDDPDMRQYLLTYSPYHNVRDGEKYPATLISTSDNDDRVHPMHSYKMAARLQEANASEGPIYLRVELKAGHGGASAVSKYVEQAADEWSFIFDRLGIKW from the coding sequence ATGGCCGAAAAAGAGAACGCCGAGATCGAGGCTACTGATCCCTATCGCTGGCTCGAAGATAACGCGACACCGCGGGTTCAGGACTGGCTGAAGGCGCAACAAGAACGGACCGAGGAATATTTCCGCCAGCTGCCGATGAGAGATGGTCTGCGCGAGCGGTTCCGGCAATTGTTCGCGCTGGACACGGTCGGTATGCCGTACCCGTATCAGGGACGCTATTTCACGACCAGACGTTCCGCTGGCCAGGACATGCATGTCCTGTATGTCCAGGACGGTCTGACCGGCGAGCCGCGCGTCGTGCTCGATCCGCATACCTTCTCAGCCGATAAGTCCGTGACCTTGTCGAGCTGGGCGCCGTCACCCGACGGCGGCTTGCTCGTTTACGGTCTGTCACAGGCCGGCAATGACAAACGGTCCCTGCACGTCCTGAACGTGCTGACCGGCGAGAAGTTCGCGGACACGATTCCTGATGACTTCTATCCGGCTTTCAGCGCTTGGAACGTCGATGGCACCGGTTTCTGGTATGCGAAACACGACCCCCGCGCGTCCATGGAAGAAGCCAAGCTTCATAAGCGGCTCTATTACCACGCGCTGGGCACCGCCTGGCCGGACGATCCGGTCGTCTTCGGCGAAGGCCGCGACAAGGAAGATATGGTCAGCGGTGGTCCGACCGAAGACGGTCATTATTTCTTGGTCACGGTCTACGGCCAAGATAAGGAGGCTGGCCGCGAATGGAACGAGGTTTGGCTGCGCGATCTGCGGGCTTCTGACGGTGCTTTCACACGCATCGTCGATCGTCGTCCCGGAACGTATTGCACGGTCTCGATCCATCGCGACCGGCTGTACTTCCTCTCCAACCAGGACGCGCCGCGCTGGCGGATCCTGGAACTGGAGATCGAAGCGGCCTTGGCTGGCGGTACCGCGCCGCGCGTCCTCATCCCCGAGGGCGCGGGCGTTATCGAGTCCCACGCCCTCGTCGGCGACAAGCTGTTCGTCGGCACGCTCGAGGACGTCCATACGGTCCTGCGCCAGTACGATCTCGGCGGCCGATTCGTGCGGGAAGTGGCGCTGCCTACGCTCGGCAGCGTCGGTGGTTTCGCTTACGAAGAGGAAGGTGAAGAGTTGTTCTTCGACTTCGATTCGTTCGCGGTGCCGCCCACGATCTATCGGCTCGATCTCCGGACGGACGGCCTCGCGGTCTTCGCCCGGGCCGAAGCCGGATTCGACACTTCGCGCCTGGTCACGGAACAGGTCTGGTATCCGTCTGGTGACGGCACCCGTATCCCGATGTTCCTGATCCATGAGCAAGGACTCGCGCGCGATGGCGACCGGCCGACGGTGCTTTGTGGTTATGGCGGGTTCGACATCAGTCTGACCCCGTCGTTCATGAAGAGTGTCGTGCCGTTCCTGGAGCATGGCGGCGTCTATGCCATCGCCAACCTGCGGGGCGGCGGCGAGTTCGGTGCTGCCTGGCACGAGGCTGGCATGAAGAAGAACAAGCAGAACGTGTTCGATGATTTCGCCGCGGCCGCGCGGTGGCTCATCGACTCGGGTTACACGCGGCGCGAGCGCCTCGCCATCGAGGGCGGCAGCAACGGCGGCCTGCTCACCATGGCGACCATCACGCAGCACCCGGATCTAGTGGCGGCAGCGATCGCTCAGGTGCCGGTCACTGACATGCTCCGCTACCACCTGTTCTTCGGGGGCGTGTACTGGATCCCGGACTACGGCGATCCCGATGATCCGGACATGCGGCAGTATCTGCTGACGTACAGTCCGTATCACAACGTGCGCGACGGCGAGAAATATCCCGCCACGCTCATCTCGACCTCGGATAACGACGATCGCGTCCATCCGATGCATTCGTACAAGATGGCCGCGCGTCTCCAGGAAGCGAACGCTTCGGAGGGCCCGATCTATTTGCGGGTCGAACTCAAAGCCGGGCATGGCGGCGCCAGCGCCGTCTCCAAGTATGTGGAGCAGGCCGCGGACGAATGGAGTTTCATCTTCGACCGGCTCGGCATCAAGTGGTGA
- the uvrB gene encoding excinuclease ABC subunit UvrB — protein sequence MDFKLSSKYQPAGDQPEAIEQLTRGVGAGLRYQTLLGVTGSGKTFTMANVIARSARPALVIAHNKTLAAQLCNEFRQYFPKNAVEYFVSYYDYYQPEAYLPTSDTYIEKEAMINQEIDRLRHAATQALLTRRDVIIVASVSCIYGLGAPEVYKKMHVRLEIGMELDRAGLLRHLVQTQFERTTSDLKRGSFRSRGDVVEIMPASEEIIVRVELKRGRVDAILIIDPVTRKQRERAKEYWIFPAKHFITSGPERERAIQAIRAELKERLAVFEKDGKLLEAERLERRTNFDLAMLAEVGYCHGIENYSRPLSGRAPGSPPETLLDYFPEDLLVFIDESHVTVPQLAGMSNGDQARKKTLIEYGFRLPSAADNRPLRYEEFAARIPQTVYVSATPGDHERRVSAAVVEQVIRPTGLIDPLVTIRPVTAQGDAPGQIDDLISRIEERVKKHERVLVTTLTKKMAEDLTEYLKDKKIKTSYLHSDIVTIDRVKILTEFRRGVFDVLVGVNLLREGLDLPEVTLVGILDADKEGFLRSDTSLIQTIGRAARNVNGEVVLYADEITGSIGRAVAETDRRRAKQLAYNAAHGITPRTIKKAVHDIMGELARKDEKLAKQILEIEAAPEDRPLAEIIEEKEKQMRAAAKDLEFELAAVLRDELKELRKIFEKGGGRGTDTGSLPRRKSRRAAAYPAHRGRR from the coding sequence ATGGATTTCAAGTTAAGTTCGAAATACCAGCCTGCGGGCGATCAGCCTGAGGCCATCGAACAGCTCACGCGCGGCGTTGGCGCGGGTTTGCGTTACCAGACGCTTCTTGGCGTGACCGGTTCCGGCAAGACCTTCACCATGGCGAACGTCATCGCCCGGTCCGCCCGTCCGGCGCTCGTCATCGCTCATAATAAAACGCTCGCGGCCCAGCTCTGCAACGAGTTCCGCCAGTATTTCCCGAAGAACGCCGTCGAATATTTCGTCTCTTACTACGACTACTATCAGCCGGAGGCCTACTTGCCGACGTCCGACACTTACATCGAGAAAGAGGCGATGATCAATCAGGAGATCGATCGGTTGCGGCACGCCGCCACGCAGGCGCTTTTGACGCGCCGCGATGTCATCATCGTCGCGTCCGTATCCTGCATCTACGGCCTCGGCGCGCCGGAGGTCTATAAGAAAATGCACGTGCGGCTGGAGATCGGGATGGAACTCGACCGCGCCGGACTCCTGCGCCACCTCGTTCAGACCCAGTTCGAGCGGACGACCTCGGACTTGAAGCGCGGCTCGTTCCGGTCGCGCGGCGACGTCGTCGAGATTATGCCGGCGAGCGAAGAGATCATTGTCCGCGTCGAGCTGAAGCGCGGCCGCGTCGACGCCATCCTGATCATCGATCCGGTCACGCGCAAACAGCGCGAGCGGGCCAAGGAATACTGGATCTTCCCGGCCAAGCATTTCATCACTTCCGGACCGGAGCGCGAGCGGGCGATTCAGGCTATCCGCGCCGAGCTCAAGGAGCGACTCGCGGTGTTCGAGAAAGATGGGAAGCTGCTTGAAGCCGAGCGGTTGGAGCGGCGCACGAATTTCGATCTGGCGATGCTGGCCGAGGTCGGTTATTGCCACGGCATCGAGAATTATTCGCGGCCCTTGTCCGGCCGCGCTCCCGGTTCGCCGCCGGAAACGTTGCTGGATTATTTTCCCGAAGACCTGCTCGTCTTCATCGACGAGTCGCATGTGACCGTGCCGCAGCTCGCGGGCATGTCCAATGGCGACCAGGCCCGCAAGAAGACCCTGATCGAATACGGTTTCCGGCTGCCGTCGGCGGCTGACAATCGTCCGCTGCGTTATGAAGAGTTCGCGGCACGCATCCCGCAGACCGTTTACGTGTCGGCTACTCCGGGCGATCACGAGCGCCGGGTTTCCGCGGCTGTCGTCGAACAGGTCATCCGGCCGACCGGCCTCATCGATCCGCTCGTGACCATCCGTCCGGTCACGGCGCAAGGGGATGCGCCCGGCCAGATCGACGACCTCATCAGCCGCATCGAAGAGCGGGTGAAGAAACATGAGCGCGTGCTCGTCACGACGCTCACGAAGAAAATGGCCGAGGACCTGACCGAATATCTGAAGGACAAGAAGATCAAGACCAGCTATCTCCACAGCGACATCGTCACCATCGATCGCGTGAAGATCCTGACCGAGTTCCGCCGCGGCGTCTTCGATGTGCTCGTGGGCGTGAACCTGCTGCGCGAAGGCCTCGATCTGCCGGAGGTGACGCTGGTCGGCATCCTCGACGCCGACAAGGAAGGCTTCCTCCGGAGCGACACCTCGCTCATCCAGACCATCGGCCGCGCGGCCCGGAACGTGAACGGCGAGGTCGTGCTCTACGCCGACGAGATCACCGGTTCGATCGGGCGCGCGGTGGCCGAGACTGATCGCCGCCGCGCCAAACAGCTGGCTTATAACGCCGCGCATGGCATCACGCCGCGGACGATCAAGAAAGCCGTGCACGACATCATGGGCGAACTGGCCAGGAAAGACGAGAAACTGGCGAAACAGATCCTGGAGATCGAGGCGGCGCCGGAGGATCGGCCGCTCGCGGAGATCATCGAAGAGAAGGAGAAACAGATGCGCGCCGCGGCCAAGGATCTGGAGTTCGAGCTGGCGGCCGTGTTGCGCGACGAGCTGAAAGAATTGCGGAAGATTTTTGAGAAAGGCGGAGGGCGCGGAACCGACACTGGTTCTTTGCCGCGCCGGAAGTCCCGGCGGGCGGCAGCGTATCCCGCTCATAGGGGCAGGCGGTAA
- the mraZ gene encoding division/cell wall cluster transcriptional repressor MraZ → MFIGEYQHTIDEKGRLAIPVKFRAELRKGAVVTKGLDSCLFVYSLAEWKKLAAKVASLPFSQADNRAFSRQILGGAMDAELDAQGRVILPEYLRRFAGLAKDTVITGLYDRLEIWDKAAWTKYQTETEKNSNEIAERLGGISV, encoded by the coding sequence ATGTTCATCGGCGAATATCAGCACACTATCGATGAAAAAGGGCGGCTGGCCATTCCGGTCAAATTTCGCGCTGAACTTCGCAAAGGCGCGGTCGTGACCAAGGGGCTTGATAGCTGCCTTTTTGTGTACTCGCTCGCCGAATGGAAGAAGCTGGCCGCGAAGGTCGCGAGCCTGCCGTTCAGCCAGGCCGATAACCGCGCTTTCTCCCGCCAGATCCTCGGCGGCGCCATGGATGCCGAACTGGATGCTCAGGGGCGGGTGATCCTGCCGGAATATCTTCGCCGTTTCGCCGGTCTCGCCAAGGACACCGTGATCACCGGGCTCTACGATCGCCTGGAGATCTGGGACAAGGCCGCTTGGACGAAGTATCAGACCGAGACGGAGAAGAATTCCAACGAGATCGCCGAGCGGCTCGGCGGTATCAGCGTCTGA
- the rsmH gene encoding 16S rRNA (cytosine(1402)-N(4))-methyltransferase RsmH, whose protein sequence is MVAADDSVQRHVPVLLKETIEGLRLQAGDNVVDCTVGAGGHAAAVLERTSPGGRLLGFDLDEAALEAARRHLERFGSRAMLVRENYRNAERVLLSRDFGPVHAALLDLGFSSLAIDDPTRGFSFRFDGPLDMRFDDRDELTAAAIVNGWSADELAEIFVRYGEERYARRIAQAIVAARRRKHLVGTFELVEVIASAVPGDYRRGRLHFATRTFQALRIAVNDELGNLKTALEVFDRRLAPGGRLAVISFHSLEDRIAKQFFAEGERAGTWEILTKKPITPGPEEEAANPRARSAKLRLAIKI, encoded by the coding sequence ATGGTCGCGGCGGATGATTCGGTTCAGAGGCACGTTCCCGTTCTTTTGAAAGAGACGATTGAAGGTTTAAGGCTTCAAGCCGGCGATAATGTCGTCGATTGCACGGTCGGAGCCGGCGGTCATGCCGCGGCGGTCCTCGAGAGGACGTCGCCCGGCGGCAGGCTGCTGGGATTCGATCTTGACGAAGCGGCGCTTGAAGCGGCCCGGAGACATCTCGAACGTTTCGGTTCGCGCGCCATGCTTGTCCGCGAGAACTACAGGAACGCCGAGCGGGTCCTCCTCTCCCGTGACTTCGGGCCGGTTCACGCGGCGCTTCTCGATCTGGGTTTTTCGTCCCTGGCGATCGACGATCCAACGCGCGGGTTCAGCTTCCGCTTCGACGGGCCGCTCGACATGCGGTTCGACGATCGCGATGAGCTGACGGCCGCGGCCATCGTCAACGGCTGGAGCGCGGACGAACTGGCCGAGATCTTCGTGCGGTACGGCGAAGAACGCTACGCTCGGCGCATCGCCCAGGCTATCGTGGCCGCGCGGCGGCGCAAGCATCTGGTGGGCACGTTCGAACTCGTCGAGGTCATCGCCTCGGCGGTTCCGGGCGACTACCGGCGCGGCCGGCTGCATTTCGCCACGCGCACGTTCCAGGCCCTGCGGATCGCCGTGAACGACGAACTCGGCAACCTGAAGACCGCGCTCGAGGTCTTCGATCGGCGGCTCGCTCCCGGCGGGCGGCTCGCTGTGATCTCTTTTCATTCTCTCGAAGACCGGATCGCCAAACAATTCTTCGCCGAAGGGGAGCGGGCCGGAACCTGGGAGATCCTGACCAAGAAACCCATCACGCCCGGACCGGAGGAAGAAGCGGCCAACCCGCGCGCGCGGAGCGCCAAACTACGCCTTGCTATCAAGATCTGA
- the uvrA gene encoding excinuclease ABC subunit UvrA yields the protein MQENIIIRGAREHNLKNVSVTLPRNKMIVFTGLSGSGKSSLAFDTIFAEGQRRYVESLSAYARQFLGQMSKPDVDEIEGLSPAICIDQKAHSANPRSTVATITEIYDYLRVLYARIGRPHCPSCDKPIRKMTAEEMVDLIAKEAAEAAAKLGPTPPEDAELLILAPLARGRKGEYHQQLYDLYNNGFSTVRVNGRLRSLRTRLVLDRNMRHTIELVVDRFAVKTIAAGGAELRARIAEAVEIALKHGNGLVQAVHSDGEERLLSSEFSCADCGFSFPEIEPRLFSFNSPYGACPACHGLGVKDFFSTDLCEACGGARLRKESQFVRVGGKSIVEFAALDIGHAAEFIVGLGLTERETEISEVILKEIRGRLRFLNDVGLHYVTLNRTAGTLSGGEAQRIRLASQIGSKLVGALYVLDEPTIGLHQRDNERLLATLKELRDAGNTIVVVEHDEDTILEADYLVDFGPGAGKHGGEIVAAGTLAEVLKNPKSLTALYLTGKRSIPTPAVRHTKNRDSIKILGAAENNLRHVDVEVPLRRFVCVTGVSGSGKSTLVNEILYNELSNRLNHTQYQVGKHRKILGLEYLDRVALVDQSPIGRTPRSNPATYTGAFTHIRELFAATEEARLRGYRPGRFSFNVPGGRCENCEGNGTLAIEMHFLPTVYVTCDVCRGRRFDRETLEVKFRGKNIHEVLAMTVEEADKFFEDIPFIHDKFGVLNRVGLGYLELGQAATTLSGGEAQRIKLGFELSKRSAGRTLYLFDEPTTGLHYEDIRRLLEVLHELVERGNSVVVIEHNLDVIKTADHIIDLGPEGGDGGGRIVATGTPEEVAKYGDSHTAKYLKRTLKL from the coding sequence ATGCAGGAAAATATCATCATCCGCGGCGCTCGCGAGCATAACCTGAAGAACGTTTCCGTGACGCTGCCGCGCAACAAAATGATCGTCTTCACCGGTTTGTCGGGCTCCGGCAAGTCGTCTTTGGCGTTCGACACCATCTTCGCCGAAGGGCAGCGCCGCTACGTCGAGTCGCTGTCGGCCTACGCCCGCCAGTTCCTCGGCCAGATGAGCAAGCCGGATGTCGACGAGATCGAGGGCCTGTCGCCGGCCATCTGCATCGACCAGAAAGCGCATTCGGCCAATCCGCGCTCGACGGTCGCGACGATCACCGAGATCTACGATTACCTACGCGTGCTCTACGCGCGCATCGGCCGGCCGCACTGTCCGAGCTGCGACAAGCCGATCCGCAAGATGACGGCCGAGGAGATGGTCGACCTGATCGCCAAGGAAGCCGCCGAAGCCGCGGCCAAACTCGGACCGACGCCGCCGGAGGACGCCGAACTGCTGATCCTGGCGCCCTTGGCGCGCGGCCGGAAAGGGGAGTACCACCAGCAGCTGTACGATCTCTATAACAACGGCTTCTCGACCGTCCGCGTCAACGGCCGGCTGCGGTCGCTGCGGACGCGCCTCGTGCTCGATCGCAACATGCGGCACACGATCGAACTCGTGGTCGACCGTTTTGCCGTCAAGACGATCGCGGCCGGCGGCGCGGAGTTGCGCGCCCGGATCGCCGAGGCCGTCGAGATCGCGCTCAAGCACGGCAACGGCCTGGTCCAGGCGGTCCACTCCGACGGCGAGGAACGCCTGCTCTCGAGCGAGTTCAGCTGCGCGGATTGCGGGTTCTCTTTTCCGGAGATCGAGCCGCGGTTATTCTCATTCAACAGCCCTTACGGCGCCTGTCCGGCCTGCCACGGTCTCGGGGTCAAGGATTTTTTTTCGACCGACCTGTGCGAGGCCTGCGGCGGCGCGCGCCTGCGCAAGGAAAGCCAGTTCGTCCGCGTCGGCGGCAAGAGCATTGTCGAATTCGCGGCTCTGGATATCGGCCACGCGGCGGAATTCATCGTCGGACTCGGCCTCACGGAGCGCGAGACTGAGATCTCCGAGGTCATCCTGAAGGAGATCCGCGGCCGTCTCCGATTCCTGAACGACGTCGGCCTGCATTACGTCACCCTGAATCGCACGGCCGGCACGCTCTCGGGCGGCGAAGCCCAGCGCATCCGCCTCGCTTCGCAGATCGGTTCGAAACTCGTTGGCGCGCTCTACGTGCTCGACGAGCCGACCATCGGCCTGCACCAGCGCGACAACGAGCGGCTGCTCGCGACGCTCAAGGAGCTGCGCGACGCCGGCAACACTATCGTCGTCGTCGAACATGACGAGGACACCATCTTGGAAGCCGATTACCTGGTCGATTTCGGCCCCGGCGCCGGCAAGCACGGCGGCGAGATCGTCGCGGCCGGGACGCTTGCGGAGGTCCTGAAGAATCCGAAGTCACTCACGGCCCTGTATCTCACCGGCAAGCGGAGTATCCCGACGCCGGCCGTCCGCCATACGAAGAACCGCGACTCCATCAAGATCCTCGGGGCTGCGGAGAACAACCTGCGGCACGTCGACGTCGAGGTGCCGCTGCGCCGCTTCGTCTGCGTTACGGGCGTCAGCGGTTCGGGCAAGAGCACGCTCGTGAATGAGATCCTTTATAACGAGCTCTCCAACCGCCTGAATCACACCCAGTACCAGGTCGGCAAGCACCGCAAGATCCTCGGCCTCGAGTATCTCGACCGCGTCGCGCTCGTCGATCAGTCGCCGATCGGCCGCACGCCGCGCTCGAATCCGGCGACTTACACCGGCGCGTTCACTCATATCCGCGAGCTGTTCGCCGCCACCGAAGAAGCGCGGCTGCGCGGCTACCGCCCCGGCCGGTTCAGTTTCAACGTGCCTGGCGGTCGCTGCGAGAATTGCGAAGGCAACGGGACGCTCGCCATCGAGATGCATTTCCTGCCGACGGTCTACGTCACCTGCGACGTCTGTCGCGGCCGCCGCTTCGATCGCGAGACGCTGGAAGTCAAATTCCGCGGCAAGAACATCCATGAGGTGCTGGCCATGACCGTCGAAGAAGCGGATAAATTCTTCGAGGATATCCCGTTCATCCACGACAAGTTTGGCGTGCTGAATCGCGTCGGCCTCGGTTATCTGGAGCTCGGCCAGGCGGCGACGACACTCTCGGGCGGCGAAGCCCAACGCATCAAACTGGGCTTCGAGCTGTCGAAGCGCTCCGCTGGCCGCACACTCTACCTCTTCGACGAACCGACGACCGGCCTGCACTACGAGGACATCCGCCGCCTGCTCGAGGTCCTGCACGAGCTCGTCGAGCGCGGTAATTCCGTCGTGGTCATCGAGCACAATCTCGACGTCATCAAGACTGCCGACCACATCATCGATCTCGGCCCGGAGGGTGGTGACGGCGGCGGCCGGATCGTGGCCACGGGCACTCCCGAGGAGGTCGCCAAATACGGCGATTCGCATACGGCGAAATATCTCAAGCGGACGCTGAAACTGTAA
- a CDS encoding UvrB/UvrC motif-containing protein, producing the protein MAIPDDIKIKGGELPAVPGVYLMKGERGRLLYVGKATSLRSRVSSYFVRPADARIAKMVTLIRRIDYLPTPTTIEALVLESRLIKKYQPPYNILEKDDKSYIHLAFTREPFPRPVMIRGHELARMPKRQFLRVFGPFDSASDVQAALDALRRVFPWTLCRPGAKRPCFYRHLGLCPGVCTDEISSRDYRRIISQLFLFFDGRRSRVLAEIERAMRVAAAAENYEEAAALRNRLRQLGHIQDIAVLRRRDAGLDQFVDAFGRIEGYDISNIGGRQAVGSLVVFEDGRPRKTEYRRFIVRTERDAGDVAMLAEVLERRFRHAPPRRGGGAGAPRGRWPLPDLMLVDGGAAQVAAARRVLKRHRLDLPVIGVAKGPDRKRDELIYDHGDHELARLAAAVRPLFQRVRDEAHRFAITFHRRRRAKEFLPAV; encoded by the coding sequence ATGGCGATACCCGACGATATCAAGATCAAGGGCGGCGAGCTGCCGGCTGTCCCCGGCGTTTACCTGATGAAAGGCGAACGCGGACGGCTGCTTTATGTCGGCAAGGCGACCTCGCTCCGGTCGCGCGTTTCGAGTTACTTCGTCCGCCCGGCTGACGCCCGGATCGCCAAGATGGTCACGCTCATCCGGCGCATTGATTATCTGCCGACGCCGACGACCATCGAAGCGTTGGTCCTGGAGTCGCGGCTCATCAAGAAATACCAGCCGCCGTATAACATCCTGGAGAAGGACGACAAGAGCTACATCCACCTGGCTTTCACCCGCGAGCCGTTCCCACGGCCGGTCATGATCCGGGGACATGAACTCGCGCGCATGCCCAAGCGGCAGTTTTTGCGCGTCTTCGGACCGTTCGACAGCGCGAGCGACGTCCAGGCCGCGCTCGACGCGCTGCGCCGCGTGTTTCCCTGGACGCTTTGCCGCCCGGGCGCGAAGCGGCCGTGCTTTTATCGCCATCTCGGTTTGTGCCCTGGGGTCTGCACCGACGAGATCTCATCCCGCGATTACCGGCGCATCATCAGCCAGTTGTTCCTGTTCTTCGACGGACGCCGCAGCCGGGTGCTCGCCGAGATCGAACGCGCGATGCGGGTGGCGGCGGCCGCGGAAAATTACGAAGAGGCCGCCGCGCTGCGCAACCGCTTGCGCCAGCTCGGCCACATCCAGGATATCGCCGTCCTGCGCCGCCGCGACGCCGGTCTCGACCAGTTCGTCGACGCTTTCGGCCGCATCGAGGGTTATGATATTTCGAACATCGGCGGTCGGCAGGCGGTCGGCAGCTTAGTTGTCTTCGAGGACGGCCGGCCGCGCAAGACCGAGTATCGCCGCTTCATCGTCCGGACGGAGCGGGACGCCGGCGATGTCGCCATGCTCGCAGAAGTGCTTGAACGCCGCTTCCGCCATGCGCCGCCGCGGCGAGGCGGGGGAGCGGGCGCGCCTCGCGGACGCTGGCCGCTGCCGGATCTGATGCTCGTTGACGGCGGTGCCGCGCAGGTCGCCGCCGCCCGCCGGGTGCTCAAACGCCATCGGCTCGATCTGCCGGTCATCGGCGTCGCCAAAGGCCCGGATCGCAAGCGCGACGAGCTGATCTACGACCACGGCGACCACGAACTGGCGCGTCTCGCGGCCGCGGTGCGGCCGCTCTTCCAGCGCGTCCGCGATGAAGCGCATCGTTTCGCTATCACGTTCCATCGCCGTCGCCGCGCCAAGGAATTTCTGCCGGCCGTATGA